The Bacteroides sp. genomic interval TTTTAGAATGTTTATGCCACCGCAAGATTTCATGCAGTTTATGGATTCTGCTTTTACAGTAATCTCTGAAAAACAAATAAATTATTTGATTATAGATAATCTCAGTGGTGGCGGTTTAACAGACCTTGCAGATTCGCTGATGTCATATTTTACGGATAAACCATATGGCATGCTCGAGAAAAAAATGATAAAAATAAGCTCCTCAACGAAGGAATTTATTGAGGACAAAAAATCAAAGGGATATATTCAGGAAGGTTATTTTATTGAGGAATATTCAAGCCATATCTCTGCTCGTGAAAGGCGGTTCACCGGTTCAACTTATATTTTAACAGGGCCTTTGTCGTACTCTGCTGCAACAAGTTTCTCCTCAGCAGCAAGGTGTTACCAGAGTGCATTTTTGGTAGGAGAAGAAACCGGACAACCATTGGTAAGCAATGGTGATCAGGACCAATTTATGTTACCCGAAACAAAAATGTTTTGTATAACAGCTCTCTCGAAAGTTTATATGGCTTGCCACAATAATGACGATGTCAATGGAGTGTTTCCTGATTATCCCGTAACACCAACAATCGATGATTTACTTTTGGATAAAGAATACACATTAGAATACACTTTAAAATTGATTAGAGAAAATAAGGAAAGGAAATAATTACGCTGCTTAACAATGTATAAAAATAATAGCCGGGATAGCAGTAAAATCAAGGTTTGTAGCCCGCTTCAAAATTGTAACGGCTTGATAAGTTTGAAGCCCGCAATCGCCTACTTTCCATATACGAAACGTTAAAATAAACCATTGATTCATAAGGGAGTAAGGTTAAAAGAACCATTTGGATGGCCCTGGTTAGTAAGGTAATTAGGTTAAGACGGACCTGGTTGCTTCAGCTTATTACCTTAATAAACAAGCGATTATACATCAACATCAACATCAACCTCAACCTTAATCTCAACCTTAACCTTATTTCCTTATTTTCCCTTAGCAATAATGCCCTGCATACTGATTTCGGGATGGCCTGAAATCAATAGCCTTAGCCTTGAGGCTATGGGATCGAGGGCATTACACCCTCAGGGGGTTTTAACCCAAATAGGAAAAGGTTTGGGCTAAAGCCCCCGAACCAGGGTTCATTCTGGGCACCCGGCATAAACGCCGGGCCTATTGATGTCCTGGGCGGGGTGGGATCTTTTTCGGTAAATGACAGGCAGAATAACCAAATGAACGTGCGCCTTTATGAAAGTCAAATCATAGAGGAGCTAAGAAAGCTATCATATTCCAAAGAGAAATTTGGGTTTTAGTTTTTAACGCAACGAATGGAAAAAGCGGCTTTTTTCCCGAAAACAATACGTTGCGAGCTACTGCTATCGTAAAACAGGTAGTGGCTCCAGGCGCTGGTTTCATCAACATCGCCGGAAGAGCGCCAGTAAGCGTATATTCCCATATAGTCGAAGTTGCCACTGCTGTAGCGCATCCCTGCCGGAAGTGCTGTGAAACCCGTGGCATTTCTTTTTTCAGGGAAATCATTATTACCCACCGCGCCAGCTGTTGTTGAACCCGCCCATCCGGAAGCAGAGGCCAAAGCTTTTGCAATTTTGTTGCCACTGCTGGTATTGTCAAAGTTAAATCCACCGGCAACCAGGTAGTTTTCCATGGTGGTCCACTCTGTTTCGCTTGGTACATGCCAACCTGCAGGGCAAACATTTCGGCTGTCGTTCACCACGTGCCAGGTGTATAGCCTTCCGTATAATGCCACATTACCCTCGTTGCCGCCGGCTGGCCAATGGTATTTTGGCAGGTCTTCTTCGGTAATGTTTAATGAAACCGGCTGGGTGGTGCCAATGGGGTCGCCATTACTATACCTTGTAGTTTTAAGGTTTTCGGCCATCCAAACCTGGGTTCCGATCGTAACCGTATTGTATACATTGCCATCAATATCGGTAAGCCCCTCAAGGGTTTCAAACATTATTTCATTGCCATAAACAGTTCCTGCGCTGTTGGTGGCATAGGCCTTGACATAATAAGTGGTTTTTGGCAAAAGATTGGCGAGCTTGCTGGCGAAGGTTCCTGTTCCGGCATTCTGAGAGGTAATGCCTTCATTTTGCTCAAGCGTAGGGTTGGCTGAATGGCTCCAAACTAAACCTCTTGCAATGATGGGGGTGCCCCCGTCATCCGTAATATTTCCTCCGCTACTGGCACTTTTAGCTGTGATTTCCGTTGCTTCAAAAGTGATCAGGGTGGGGGGGAATAAGACAGGCTCTTCTTCCTGGCAAGAAGGGAAAAACAGACCCGAAAAGGAAAGGATAACCAGAAAAATACATTTCTTGAATTTATTATTTTTCATAGAAGTTGAAGTCTTTGACACAGCTTTAATTCAAGGCTAATGTATTTTGATAAAAATAAATTTTGAACCGGGTATTTAATGCCAGTAAAAATGAAATCATTAAACGGCAAAAACTTAATGCTTGTTCAATTTAAATAGTCAATTCAGGAGTCAGGTGGACTGGGTTGTCACACCGATATCATCAAAAAGAGGAAGTGACAATATTGATAATATTGATAATATTGATAATTTCTCAGCGGGGGAACAGGGGAGCCGCAGAAAAGAGAAAGTTATCGTTTTTATCGTTTTTATCGTTTCTCAAGAAAACCGGAGGGATCAAGGTTTAAGGTTTCAGGTTCAAGGTTCAAGGTTCAAGGTTCAAGGTTTAAGGTTTCGGGTTTAAGGTTTAAGGTTCCGGGTTTCAGGTAATCGGCTCATTATCACATCAGCAAATCAGCACATCAGCACATCCTCCATTTGTGTTCATTGACTTAAAATTTGGGTGAATTTGT includes:
- a CDS encoding S41 family peptidase gives rise to the protein GSFSDFEITVNKTEYNLNGTNWDAFQEVSKPKFELRFYDDDIAYIYFRMFMPPQDFMQFMDSAFTVISEKQINYLIIDNLSGGGLTDLADSLMSYFTDKPYGMLEKKMIKISSSTKEFIEDKKSKGYIQEGYFIEEYSSHISARERRFTGSTYILTGPLSYSAATSFSSAARCYQSAFLVGEETGQPLVSNGDQDQFMLPETKMFCITALSKVYMACHNNDDVNGVFPDYPVTPTIDDLLLDKEYTLEYTLKLIRENKERK
- a CDS encoding fibrobacter succinogenes major paralogous domain-containing protein; protein product: MKNNKFKKCIFLVILSFSGLFFPSCQEEEPVLFPPTLITFEATEITAKSASSGGNITDDGGTPIIARGLVWSHSANPTLEQNEGITSQNAGTGTFASKLANLLPKTTYYVKAYATNSAGTVYGNEIMFETLEGLTDIDGNVYNTVTIGTQVWMAENLKTTRYSNGDPIGTTQPVSLNITEEDLPKYHWPAGGNEGNVALYGRLYTWHVVNDSRNVCPAGWHVPSETEWTTMENYLVAGGFNFDNTSSGNKIAKALASASGWAGSTTAGAVGNNDFPEKRNATGFTALPAGMRYSSGNFDYMGIYAYWRSSGDVDETSAWSHYLFYDSSSSQRIVFGKKAAFSIRCVKN